A window of the Brassica napus cultivar Da-Ae chromosome C5, Da-Ae, whole genome shotgun sequence genome harbors these coding sequences:
- the LOC106427172 gene encoding homeobox-leucine zipper protein HDG12-like, producing MEFLGDSSETDKKKMKKRFHRHTPHQIHRLESSFNECQHPDEKQRLQLSKELGLSPRQIKFWFQNRRTQKKAQHERADNCALKEENDRIRCENIAIREAIKQAICLNCGDAPLHEDSYFDEQKLRIENAHLREELEKVSSVAAQFMGRPFSHLPPLLNPMHVSPLELFHSGPSLDFDLLPGSSSSSMPVPPTLPSQPNLVLSDMDKSLMTNIAVTAMEELLMLTQTNEPLWIKANGCRDVLNLDSDENMFPRSSGRGGKNHNLRKEATRSSGVVFTNAVTLVDMLMDSVKSSELFSSIIASSKTLAVISSGLRGNHGDALHLMLEELQVLSPLVPTREFSVLRYCQQVEHGTWAIVNVSYELPQFITHARSYRFPSGCLIQDLSNGYSKVTWVEHVEVEEQEPIHEMFKDNVREGIAFGAERWIATLQRMCERFTALLEPATSSRDLKGVIPSPEGKQSIMRLAQRMVSNFCLSVGTSNNTRTPVVSGLDAFGIRVTSYKSQHEPNGMVLCAATSFWLPVSPQNVFNYLKDERTRPQWDVLLNGNSVQEVAHIANGSHPGNCISVLRGFNASSSQNNMLILQESCVDSSGSLVVYTPVDLSALNMAMTGQDTSYIPILPSGFAVLPEGGRNNQNAEIKAEGGGGGGGSLITVGFQIMVSSLQSGKLNMESMETVNNLISTTVHQIKTTLNSPSAA from the exons ATGGAGTTTCTTGGGGACAGCTCTGAAAcggacaagaagaagatgaagaaacgaTTCCACCGCCACACACCTCACCAGATCCATCGCCTTGAATC GAGTTTCAATGAGTGTCAACATCCAGATGAGAAACAGAGGTTGCAACTTAGCAAAGAGTTGGGTTTATCTCCAAGACAGATCAAGTTTTGGTTTCAGAACAGAAGAACTCAAAAGAAG GCACAACACGAGAGAGCTGATAACTGTGCACTCAAGGAAGAGAATGATAGGATTCGTTGCGAGAACATTGCTATTAGAGAAGCTATCAAACAAGCCATTTGCCTCAACTGTGGTGACGCTCCTCTTCATGAAGACTCTTACTTTGATGAACAGAAGCTTCGAATCGAAAATGCACACCTTAGAGAAGAG CTCGAAAAGGTTTCAAGCGTTGCAGCTCAATTCATGGGGAGACCATTCTCTCATCTCCCACCACTACTAAACCCGATGCACGTTTCGCCATTAGAGTTATTCCACAGTGGTCCTTCCCTTGATTTTGATCTTCTTCCAGGAAGTAGTAGCTCTTCAATGCCTGTTCCTCCTACTTTACCATCTCAACCGAACTTGGTTTTATCAGACATGGATAAGTCTCTCATGACCAACATTGCTGTGACCGCTATGGAAGAGTTGCTTATGCTTACACAAACAAACGAGCCTCTCTGGATCAAAGCCAATGGATGCAGAGACGTTCTCAATCTCGATAGCGATGAGAATATGTTCCCAAGATCAAGTGGTCGTGGAGGAAAGAACCACAACCTTCGAAAAGAAGCAACTAGATCTTCTGGCGTTGTGTTCACTAATGCTGTGACACTTGTGGATATGCTCATGGACTCT GTCAAATCTTCAGAGCTTTTCTCTTCAATCATTGCCTCATCTAAAACTCTTGCAGTGATTTCATCTGGATTGCGTGGAAACCACGGAGATGCATTGCATTTG ATGCTTGAAGAGCTTCAAGTGCTTTCTCCACTGGTACCAACGCGTGAGTTCAGTGTGCTAAGATATTGTCAGCAAGTCGAACATGGAACTTGGGCTATTGTGAATGTCTCATATGAGCTTCCTCAGTTTATAACTCATGCTCGGTCATATCGATTTCCTTCTGGTTGCTTGATTCAAGACTTGTCCAATGGCTATTCCAAG GTTACTTGGGTTGAACATGTTGAAGTCGAGGAGCAAGAACCGATTCATGAGATGTTTAAAGATAATGTCCGTGAAGGAATAGCTTTTGGAGCTGAACGTTGGATCGCTACTCTCCAAAGAATGTGTGAGAGATTCACGGCTCTACTTGAACCAGCAACATCATCACGTGATCTCAAAGGAG TGATTCCATCGCCTGAAGGGAAGCAAAGTATAATGAGACTTGCTCAAAGAATGGTAAGCAACTTTTGCTTGAGCGTTGGCACATCTAACAACACTCGGACACCTGTTGTTTCGGGATTGGATGCATTTGGAATCCGTGTGACTTCGTATAAGAGTCAGCACGAACCAAATGGAATGGTTCTATGTGCAGCCACCAGTTTCTGGCTCCCAGTTTCTCCACAAAACGTCTTTAATTACCTCAAAGATGAAAGAACTCGACCTCAG TGGGACGTTCTTTTGAATGGAAACTCGGTTCAAGAAGTTGCTCATATCGCAAACGGATCACACCCTGGAAACTGCATTTCGGTTCTGCGT GGCTTCAATGCATCATCATCACAAAACAACATGCTGATTCTACAAGAAAGCTGCGTAGACTCATCAGGCTCGCTTGTTGTCTACACTCCAGTGGATCTCTCAGCACTGAACATGGCAATGACTGGTCAAGACACTTCTTATATTCCTATTTTACCCTCGGGTTTTGCTGTTTTACCCGAGGGAGGCAGGAATAATCAAAACGCAGAGATTAAAgctgaaggaggaggaggaggagggggtTCATTGATAACGGTTGGGTTTCAGATAATGGTGAGTAGTTTGCAGTCAGGGAAATTGAATATGGAGTCAATGGAAACAGTTAATAACCTCATCAGTACTACTGTCCACCAAATTAAAACCACCTTGAATTCTCCTT
- the LOC106427173 gene encoding protein MAINTENANCE OF MERISTEMS: MPVLYEQDKHVSSAIMTGQERGVLRCQERTSLLHHWKLTKEQIDLVDKAGFGWFRLIGSISLNNSLISALVERWRRETNTFHFPCGEMTITLDEVSLILGLAVDGKPVVVGVKERDEDPSQVCQRLLGKLPQGELSGNRVTARWLKESFAECPKGATKEEVEFHTRAYLIYLVGSTIFATTDPSKISVDYLILFEDFERAGEYAWGAAALAFLYRQIGNASQRSQSIIGGCLTLLQCWSYFHLNIDRPKRTTRQFPLALLWKGRQQSRSKNDLFKYRKALDDLEPSHVSWCPFEGDLDIVPQSFKDNLLLGRSRTKLIAPKVVEWHLPDRCMKQFGLCQVIPGEVPHRKNEKTHDEDLLEDMNTADEEWMRRRENIVENEGGNVDETEYMQWFNSITVPKLHRDTSLEADIMNVQAAILQFDEVASTLSLEDLHPEEREAVEEAVMCMSNALRVGDWYEAPPTNKRKRREEQTECSE, translated from the exons ATGCCCGTCCTTTACGAGCAAGATAAGCACGTATCTTCCGCTATTATGACAGGACAG GAGAGAGGTGTGCTTAGATGCCAGGAACGAACTTCACTGCTTCATCACTGGAAGCTCACAAAGGAACAGATAGACTTAGTTGACAAAGCAGGCTTTGGTTGGTTCAGGCTAATAGGATCAATCAGTTTAAACAACTCTCTAATCTCCGCACTCGTCGAGCGTTGGCGAAGAGAAACCAACACCTTTCACTTCCCCTGCGGTGAAATGACAATCACTCTCGACGAAGTATCCTTGATCCTCGGTCTTGCTGTTGACGGGAAGCCTGTGGTTGTTGGTGTTAAAGAAAGAGACGAAGACCCTTCTCAGGTATGTCAGAGACTCTTGGGGAAGCTGCCGCAAGGTGAGCTGAGCGGGAACCGAGTGACTGCGAGATGGTTGAAGGAGAGTTTCGCAGAGTGTCCTAAGGGAGCTACCAAGGAAGAGGTCGAGTTTCACACGCGTGCTTATCTTATATACCTTGTTGGGAGCACGATTTTCGCAACTACGGATCCTAGTAAGATCTCTGTGGATTATCTTATTCTCTTTGAGGATTTCGAGAGAGCTGGGGAGTACGCTTGGGGTGCTGCTGCGTTGGCGTTCTTGTATAGGCAGATTGGTAATGCTTCTCAGCGGTCTCAGAGTATCATTGGTGGATGCTTGACGCTCTTACag TGTTGGAGTTACTTCCATCTGAATATTGACCGGCCAAAGAGAACCACCCGTCAGTTTCCCCTGGCACTTTTGTGGAAAGGAAGGCAACAGAGTCGTTCAAAGAATGATTTGTTCAAGTATCGCAAGGCACTTGATGATCTAGAGCCATCACAT GTTAGTTGGTGCCCCTTCGAAGGAGATCTTGACATTGTCCCACAAAGCTTCAAAGATAATCTTCTACTTGGTAGGTCAAGAACAAAACTGATTGCTCCAAAAGTAGTGGAATGGCACTTGCCAGACCGATGTATGAAGCAGTTCGGTCTATGCCAAGTTATCCCTGGAGAAGTTCCTCACAGAAAAAACGAGAAAACCCATGACGAAGACTTACTGGAAGACATGAACACAGCAGATGAAGAATGGATGAGGCGAAGGGAGAACATTGTGGAGAATGAAGGAGGCAATGTTGATGAAACTGAATATATGCAGTGGTTCAATAGCATCACAGTCCCAAAGCTTCACAGAGATACAAGTCTTGAAGCTGATATAATGAATGTG CAAGCTGCTATACTCCAATTCGACGAGGTGGCTTCAACGTTGTCGCTAGAGGATCTACATCCAGAGGAGAGAGAAGCAGTTGAAGAAGCAGTGATGTGTATGTCAAATGCATTGAGAGTAGGAGATTGGTATGAGGCTCCACCAACAAATAAACGCAAACGAAGAGAGGAACAAACGGAGTGTAGCGAATGA